In the Paralichthys olivaceus isolate ysfri-2021 chromosome 15, ASM2471397v2, whole genome shotgun sequence genome, one interval contains:
- the sptbn2 gene encoding spectrin family protein isoform X6, with the protein MSTISPTDFDSLEIQQQYNDINNRWDLAAETDWDNENSSARLFERSRIKALAERKAAMELDHREREPCLSPAAFVNQVQYSNILEGRFKQLQDEREAVQKKTFTKWVNSHLGRVTCRIGDLYTDLRDGRMLIRLLEVLSGEQLPKPTKGRMRIHCLENVDKALQFLKEQKVHLENMGSHDIVDGNHRLTLGLIWTIILRFQIQDISVETEDNKEKKSAKDALLLWCQMKTAGYPNVNIHNFTTSWRDGLAFNAIVHKHRSDLIEFDNLKRSNAHYNLQNAFNVAEKELGLTKLLDPEDVNVDQPDEKSIITYVATYYHYFSKMKALAVEGKRIGKVLDYAIEADQLIEKYETLASELLQWIEQTIGTLNDRQLANSLSAVQNQLQAFNSYRTVEKPPKFTEKGNLEVLLFTIQSKMRANNQKVYMPREGKLISDINKAWERLEKAEHERELALRNELIRQEKLEMLAARFDRKAAMRETWLSENQRLVSQDNFGTDLGAVEAATRKHEAIETDIGAYWERVAAVEAVAKELEAEGYHDVRRILARRDNVLRLWEYLKELLVARRERLHAHRDLQRLFQEMRYIMDWMADMKSRLQSQDSGKHLHDVLDLLQKHTLVEADISAQAERIKAVQGAAQRFTSYEQVYKPCEPGLVSEKVDQLGQAYEELGQLAGNRREQLEDSRRLWQFMWDLGEEAAWIREQEQILASGDCGRDLTSALHLLSKHEAFRDEMAARYGPLSNSIAAGEALVNEGHFGAPEVTERIQDIRAQWAHLEDTTKLREQSLKEAVALHQFQTDANDMEAWIMETLRQVSSQELGHDEFSTQTLARKQREIDEEIQSHRPLIDSLQEQVQALPQAYIQIPQVDGRLPAIEQRYEELETLSVARRQALEGALALYRMFSEAGACQLWVEEKEQWLDGMEIPTKLEDLEVVQQRFETLEPEMNNLGTRVTDVNQVAEQLLSSDNCSKDQIHQTRDQLNNRWTEFEQLAGQKKHALESALNIQNYHLECNEIQTWMKEKTKVIESTQSLGNDLAGVMALQRKLTGMERDLEAIQGKLDDLRNEAEKLAMEHPDQAGEIQGRLAGIQEVWEELNATMKRREESLGEASKLQGFLRDLDDFQSWLSRTQTAVASEDIPTSLPEAESLLAQHENIKNEVDNYKEDYEKMRAVGEEVTQGQTDAQHMFLAQRLQALDTGWHELRRMWENRHSLLAQAFDFQTFLRDAKQAEAFLNSQEYVLSHTEMPASLQGAEEAIKKHEDFLTTTEASEEKITGVVETGRRLINESNANSDKIQEKVDSIQERHLRNKEAANELLTKLKDNRELQHFLQDGQELTLWINEKMLTAQDMSYDEARNLHSKWQKHQAFMAELASNKDWLDKIDKEGQALVAEKPELKPVVQQTLEDLQRQWEELEGTTRTKAQCLFDANRAELFTQSCSALDVWLKNLEGQLHNDEYGKDLTSVNILLKKHQMLEHQMEVREKEVQSLQSQALALSQEDAGLAEVDGQQRRVTDNFSNLQEPLKLRRQRLLASKEAHQFNRDLEDEILWVKERMPLATSTDHGKDLPTVQLLIKKNQTLQKEIQGHQPRIDDIHRRGKTQSQVDGERQSVLEERLVELKDLWDQLIGETDKRHARLIEANRAQQFYADAAEAEAWMGEQELHMMSEEKAKDEQSALVMVKKHHILEQALEDYAQTIHQLANSSRLMVTSEHPESERITLRQAQVDKLYAGLKDLAEERRGRLQERLRLTQLKREVDDLEQWIAEREVVAGSHELGQDYEHVTMLRDKFREFARDTSTIGQERVDGVNGLADDLIESGHPENASVAEWKDGLNEAWADLLELIDTRTQMLAASYELHRFHQDAMEVLGRVKEKHEALPSDLGRDLNTVQHLHRQHNTFEHDIQALSGQVNQVQEDAARLQKAYAGEKADDIHRSENAVTSAWEGLLEAGQARRLLLLDTVEKFRFFNMVRDLMLWMDGVNLQIDAHDSPRDVSSAGLVIANHQDIKSEIETRADSFTACTEMGNTLINNNHYAADEIREKLVQLQEKRDRINKNWQDKMDHLQIVLEVLQFGRDAYVAESWLAGQEPLVRAAELGTNVDEVESLIKRHEAFEKLAAAWEDRFVLLEKLTTLEEQEIQRRREEEERARRPPTPPPAEEVAQSETESHVHDSAARTSLDQTTLNQSVSVNGVHSDNDTSQGSESESVNGPGRDSGLASSRLEPSATLPSRGGAESEPDTMEGMLCRKQEMESHSKKAASRSWQNVYCVLRKGSLGFYKDGKSASNGIPYHGEVPISLGEAVCEVANGYKKRKHVFKLRLGDGKEYLFQAKDESEMSSWIQSILSSIPTGSGDSPGGPRALSRAMTMPPISPSSGDAGGVTMRNKEGKDKDREKRFSFFGKKK; encoded by the exons ATGAGCGTGAAGCGGTTCAGAAGAAGACCTTTACCAAATGGGTGAACTCTCACTTAGGCCGAGTGACCTGTCGCATTGGTGATTTGTACACCGACCTACGCGATGGCCGCATGCTAATCCGCCTCCTGGAAGTGCTCTCAGGAGAACAGCTG CCAAAGCCCACCAAAGGTCGCATGCGTATCCACTGCCTGGAGAATGTTGATAAAGCCCTGCAGTTTCTCAAGGAGCAAAAGGTCCATCTAGAAAACATGGGCTCCCATGACATTGTGGATGGGAATCACCGCCTCACACTGGGTCTCATCTGGACCATTATCCTTCGCTTCCAG ATCCAGGACATCAGTGTGGAGACGGAAGACAACAAGGAGAAAAAGTCAGCTAAAGATGCCCTGCTGCTTTGGTGCCAAATGAAAACTGCTGG ATATCCCAACGTCAACATCCACAACTTCACAACCAGCTGGCGAGATGGTCTGGCGTTCAATGCCATAGTGCACAAACACAG ATCTGACCTGATTGAGTTTGACAACCTGAAAAGATCCAATGCTCACTACAATCTTCAGAATGCTTTCAATGTCGCTGAGAAGGAACTGGGCCTTACCAAGCTGCTGGACCCAGAAG ATGTCAATGTTGATCAGCCTGATGAAAAGTCCATCATTACATATGTGGCCACCTACTATCATTACTTCTCCAAGATGAAAGCCCTGGCAGTGGAGGGCAAAAGAATTGGCAAG GTGCTGGACTATGCGATTGAGGCTGACCAGCTGATAGAGAAGTATGAAACCCTGgcttcagagctgctgcagtggaTTGAGCAGACCATAGGGACACTCAATGACAGGCAGCTAGCTAACTCACTGAGTGCTGTGCAGAACCAGCTCCAGGCTTTTAACTCCTACCGGACTGTGGAGAAACCCCCCAA ATTTACAGAGAAAGGAAACTTGGAGGTTCTTCTTTTCACTATCCAAAGCAAGATGCGAGCAAACAACCAGAAAGTTTACATGCCAAGAGAGGGCAAACTTATCTCAGACATCAACAAG GCATGGGAGCGCCTGGAAAAGGCAGAGCATGAACGTGAGCTGGCTCTACGAAATGAGCTGATTCGACAAGAGAAGCTGGAGATGCTCGCTGCTCGTTTTGACCGCAAAGCAGCTATGAGGGAGACATGGCTGAGTGAGAACCAGAGGCTGGTGTCTCAG GACAACTTTGGAACTGATTTGGGAGCGGTGGAAGCTGCCACCCGTAAACACGAGGCAATTGAGACAGACATTGGGGCATATTGGGAGcgtgttgctgctgtggaggCCGTTGCCAAAGAGCTGGAAGCAGAAGGATACCATGATGTGCGGCGTATACTTGCTCGAAGGGATAATGTGCTTCGACTCTGGGAATACCTGAAAGAGCTTCTGGTTGCACGCAGAGAGCGGCTGCATGCCCACCGTGACCTACAGAGACTGTTCCAGGAGATGCGTTACATCATGGACTGGATGGCAGATATGAAG agtcGTCTGCAGTCTCAGGACAGTGGCAAACATTTGCATGATGTGTTGGACCTACTTCAGAAACACACTTTGGTAGAGGCTGACATTTCAGCTCAGGCAGAGAGGATCAAGGCAGTGCAGGGAGCAGCACAGCGCTTCACTTCCTATGAACAGG TCTACAAACCATGCGAGCCTGGACTAGTTAGTGAAAAGGTTGACCAGCTGGGTCAAGCCTACGAAGAGCTTGGTCAGCTTGCTGGAAACCgcagagagcagctggaggacTCCCGCCGTCTGTGGCAGTTCATGTGGGATCTCGGAGAGGAGGCAGCCTGGATCCGAGAGCAGGAGCAGATCCTGGCTAGTGGAGACTGTGGGCGTGACCTCACTTCTGCTCTTCACCTGCTCAGTAAACATGAGGCTTTCAGAGATGAGATGGCTGCACGCTATGGTCCCCTGAGTAACAGCATTGCTGCCGGGGAAGCTTTGGTTAACGAGGGACACTTTGGAGCCCCAGAGGTCACAGAGAGGATTCAAGACATTCGTGCACAGTGGGCACATCTTGAGGAT ACAACTAAGCTGAGAGAGCAGAGTCTCAAAGAAGCTGTGGCCCTGCATCAGTTCCAAACAGATGCAAATGACATGGAGGCCTGGATCATGGAGACACTTAGACAGGTGTCAAGTCAGGAGTTGGGCCACGATGAGTTCTCCACTCAAACTCTAGCTCGCAAGCAGAGGGAGATAGATGAGGAGATCCAAAGCCACCGCCCCCTCATCGACTCCTTGCAAGAGCAGGTTCAAGCACTACCGCAGGCCTATATACAAATCCCTCAG GTGGATGGCCGCCTACCTGCTATTGAACAGCGCTATGAAGAACTGGAGACTCTTTCAGTAGCTCGGCGGCAGGCTCTGGAAGGTGCCCTGGCCCTTTACCGCATGTTCAGTGAAGCAGGCGCCTGCCAGCTCTGGGTGGAAGAAAAGGAGCAGTGGTTAGATGGCATGGAGATCCCTACCAAACTGGAAGACTtagaggtggtgcagcagag ATTTGAGACTCTTGAACCTGAGATGAACAACCTAGGCACTCGAGTCACTGATGTTAATCAGGTGGCAGAGCAGCTGCTGAGCTCTGACAACTGTAGCAAAGACCAAATCCACCAGACACGAGACCAACTCAACAACAG ATGGACAGAGTTTGAACAACTGGCTGGTCAAAAGAAACATGCCCTAGAGTCTGCCCTCAACATCCAGAACTACCACCTGGAGTGTAATGAGATCCAGACTTGGATGAAGGAAAAGACCAAGGTGATTGAATCCACTCAGAGTCTGGGCAATGACCTGGCTGGAGTGATGGCACTGCAACGCAAACTCACTGGCATGGAGAGGGACCTGGAGGCCATTCAG GGCAAATTGGATGACCTAAGAAATGAGGCAGAAAAGCTGGCCATGGAACATCCAGATCAGGCAGGAGAGATCCAAGGCCGTCTGGCTGGGATTCAAGAGGTGTGGGAGGAGTTGAACGCAACCATGAAGCGACGTGAGGAATCACTGGGTGAAGCCAGCAAGCTGCAGGGCTTCCTCAGGGATCTGGATGACTTTCAGTCCTGGTTGTCCCGCACCCAGACAGCTGTGGCCTCAGAAGATATTCCCACTTCTCTGCCTGAGGCAGAGAGTTTACTAGCCCAGCATGAGAATATAAAGAATGAGGTGGATAACTATAAGGAGGACTATGAGAAGATGCGTGCAGTTGGTGAGGAGGTGACCCAAGGTCAGACAGATGCCCAGCACATGTTCTTGGCTCAGAGGCTCCAGGCACTGGATACTGGATGGCATGAGTTGCGTCGCATGTGGGAGAACCGCCACAGTCTTTTGGCCCAAGCCTTTGACTTCCAGACTTTCCTAAGAGATGCAAAGCAGGCAGAAGCTTTCCTGAACAGCCAG GAGTATGTGCTGTCACATACAGAGATGCCTGCCAGTCTTCAGGGAGCAGAAGAGGCCATTAAGAAGCATGAGGATTTCCTCACTACCACAGAGGCCAGTGAGGAGAAGATAACTGGTGTAGTGGAGACCGGACGGCGCCTCATTAATGAATCTAATGCAAACTCTGATAAGATCCAGGAAAAAGTTGATTCCATCCAGGAAAG ACATCTTAGAAATAAGGAGGCTGCAAATGAATTGCTGACAAAGCTTAAGGACAACCGTGAACTTCAGCACTTCCTCCAAGATGGGCAGGAG CTCACATTGTGGATCAATGAGAAGATGCTGACGGCACAGGACATGTCTTATGATGAGGCCAGAAATCTTCACAGCAAGTGGCAGAAGCACCAGGCCTTCATGGCAGAGCTGGCCTCTAACAAAGACTGGCTGGACAAAATTGACAAG GAGGGTCAGGCTCTGGTGGCAGAGAAGCCTGAGCTGAAACCTGTTGTCCAGCAGACCCTGGAGGACCTACAGCGTCAGTGGGAGGAGCTGGAAGGCACCACACGCACCAAGgcccagtgtttgtttgatgccAACAGGGCTGAGCTTttcacacagagctgctccGCTCTAGATGTCTGGCTGAAGAACCTCGAGGGTCAGCTACATAATGACGAATATGGCAAAGATTTGACCAGTGTCAACATCCTGCTCAAGAAGCACCAG ATGCTGGagcaccagatggaggtcagagagaaggaggtgCAGTCCCTGCAGTCTCAGGCTTTGGCGCTGTCCCAGGAGGACGCTGGACTAGCAGAGGTAGATGGTCAGCAAAGGCGTGTCACTGACAACTTCTCAAACCTCCAGGAGCCTCTCAAACTGAGGAGACAGAGACTACTCGCCTCCAAAGAAGCACATCAGTTCAACAGAGATCTGGAGGATGAAATT CTATGGGTGAAAGAGAGGATGCCCCTGGCAACCTCCACAGACCATGGAAAAGATCTGCCTACCGTTCAGCTGCTTATCAAGAAGAACCAG ACATTACAGAAGGAGATCCAGGGCCACCAGCCTCGCATTGATGACATCCACAGACGGGGAAAGACTCAGAGCCAGGTGGATGGTGAGAGACAGTCTGTCCTAGAGGAGCGTCTTGTTGAGCTGAAGGACCTTTGGGACCAACTGATTGGCGAGACAGACAAACGTCATGCACGTTTAATAGAGGCCAATCGCGCCCAGCAGTTCTATGCTGATGCAGCGGAAGCCGAAGCCTGGATGGGCGAACAAGAGCTACACATGATGTCAGAAGAAAAGGCCAAG gaCGAGCAAAGCGCACTAGTGATGGTCAAGAAGCACCATATCCTGGAACAGGCACTTGAGGACTACGCCCAAACTATTCACCAGCTAGCTAATAGCAGCCGTCTCATGGTCACCAGTGAACACCCAGAGAG CGAGAGAATTACCTTACGGCAAGCCCAAGTGGACAAGCTGTATGCAGGGTTGAAGGACCTCGCTGAGGAGCGTCGTGGGCGGCTTCAGGAGAGACTGCGGCTGACCCAGCTGAAGCGTGAGGTGGATGACCTAGAGCAGTGGATTGCTGAGAGGGAGGTGGTTGCTGGCTCCCATGAACTAGGACAGGACTATGAACATGTCACA ATGCTAAGGGACAAGTTCCGGGAGTTTGCTCGTGACACCAGCACTATTGGCCAAGAGCGAGTAGATGGTGTAAATGGGTTGGCAGATGACTTGATTGAGTCGGGTCATCCTGAAAATGCCAGCGTGGCTGAGTGGAAGGACGGGTTAAATGAGGCCTGGGCAGATCTGCTGGAGCTGattgacacacgcacacaaatgtTGGCCGCCTCCTATGAATTGCACCGCTTCCATCAGGATGCCATGGAGGTGCTCGGACGTGTTAAGGAAAAGCATGAGGCACTGCCTTCTGACCTTGGCCGTGATCTGAACACTGTCCAGCATCTACACAGGCAGCACAACACTTTTGAACATGACATCCAGGCCCTCAGTGGACAG GTGAACCAGGTGCAAGAGGATGCAGCACGGCTGCAGAAGGCGTATGCTGGAGAGAAAGCTGATGACATTCACAGGAGTGAAAATGCTGTGACATCTGCATGGGAGGGCTTGCTCGAGGCTGGCCAGGCCCGCAGGCTCCTCCTGCTGGACACAGTGGAGAAGTTCCGCTTCTTCAACATGGTGCGAGACCTCATGCTGTGGATGGATGGTGTCAACCTGCAAATTGACGCACACGACAGTCCAAG GGATGTATCATCTGCAGGGCTGGTCATTGCCAATCATCAGGACATCAAATCAGAGATTGAGACCAGGGCTGACAGCTTTACTGCCTGTACTGAGATGGGAAATACTCTCATTAACAATAATCACTATGCAGCTGATGAG ATTCGGGAGAAACTGGTTCAGCTCCAGGAAAAGAGAGACAGGATCAACAAAAACTGGCAAGACAAGATGGACCATCTACAAATTG TGCTGGAGGTGCTGCAGTTTGGACGGGATGCCTATGTGGCAGAGTCTTGGTTGGCGGGTCAAGAACCTCTGGTGCGAGCAGCAGAGCTGGGCACAAATGTGGATGAGGTCGAGAGCCTAATTAAGCGTCACGAGGCCTTTGAAAAACTTGCTGCAGCCTGGGAAGATCGCTTTGTCCTACTGGAGAAACTAACTACA CTTGAGGAGCAGGAGATCCAGAGGAggcgagaggaagaggagagggcgCGCCGACCCCCCACACCACCCCCAGCTGAAGAAGTGGCACAATCTGAGACAGAAAGTCATGTACATGATTCTGCAGCCAG AACCAGTCTGGACCAGACCACCCTCAATCAGTCTGTGTCAGTGAATGGAGTACACAGTGATAATGACACATCTCAG GGCTCAGAGTCGGAGTCGGTGAACGGACCAGGTCGGGACAGTGGACTGGCATCTTCTCGCCTCGAGCCGTCTGCCACGTTACCAAGCAGGGGCGGAGCAGAGTCTGAGCCAGACACCATGGAGGGGATGCTCTGTCGAAAACAGGAGATGGAGTCCCACAGCAAAAAGGCAGCTAGCAG GTCTTGGCAGAACGTGTACTGTGTCTTAAGAAAAGGAAGTCTGGGTTTCTATAAAGATGGCAAGAGTGCCAGCAATGGCATTCCATATCATGGAGAGGTACCAATCAGCCTTGGTGAGGCTGTGTGTGAGGTAGCAAACGGTTAtaagaagaggaaacatgtaTTCAAGCTCAG GCTAGGAGATGGAAAAGAGTACCTGTTCCAAGCAAAGGATGAG tCGGAAATGAGCTCCTGGATCCAGTCCATCCTCAGTTCCATTCCAACAGGATCAGGAGACTCACCTGGAGGTCCGCGGGCCCTCAGCCGTGCCATGACGATGCCTCCCATCTCCCCCAGCTCAGGTGATGCTGGAGGTGTCACCATGCGCAACAAAGAAGGGAAAGATAAGGATCGAGAGAAGAGGTTCAGCTTCTTTGGCAAGAAGAAATAG